In Acinetobacter sp. WCHAc010034, a genomic segment contains:
- the pnp gene encoding polyribonucleotide nucleotidyltransferase produces the protein MFNIIRKEFQYGQHQVVLETGRVARQANTVVITMGGVTVLVAVVAQPKAKAGQDFFPLTVNYQEKQYAAGRIPGGYGKREGRQSEAETLISRLIDRPIRPLFPEGFYNEIQVTATVISSDKTMDADIAAMLGTSAAMSIAGVPFRGPIAGARVGLINGEYILNPNLEQLKESDLDLVVAGTEAAVLMVESEAKELSEDQMLGAVLFGHDEMQIAIQAIKEFAAAAGAVESDWVAPGKNEALLGQLKDAFEAKISEAYTIAVKQDRYAALDALAAEAAAQFVPENDETGIAEEVSELFEDLKYRTVRDNILSGKPRIDGRDTKTVRAIDVQVGVLGRAHGSALFTRGETQALVTTTLGNTRDALMVDTLAGTKTDNFMLHYNFPAYSVGETGRETGPKRREIGHGRLARRGVQAVLPAADRFPYVIRIVSDITESNGSSSMASVCGASLSLMDAGVPLKAPVAGIAMGLVKEGERFAVLSDILGDEDHLGDMDFKVAGSANGITALQMDIKIEGITEEIMEAALNQAYAGRMHILNEMNQVISRARPEISMHAPTFQVININPDKIRDVIGKGGATIRAITEETKAAIDIEDNGTVRVFGETKAAAQAAVAKIQALTAEIEPGTIYMGKVIRIVEFGAFVNILPGTDGLLHISQISNERIANVADVLKEGQEVKVQVADVDNRGRIKLTMKDIEQV, from the coding sequence ATGTTCAATATTATCCGCAAAGAATTCCAATACGGCCAGCATCAGGTTGTTTTAGAAACTGGCCGTGTTGCGCGCCAGGCGAACACGGTTGTGATTACCATGGGCGGCGTAACTGTGCTGGTTGCTGTTGTAGCGCAGCCAAAAGCCAAAGCGGGCCAGGACTTCTTCCCGCTGACAGTTAACTATCAGGAAAAGCAGTATGCTGCAGGCCGCATTCCAGGCGGTTACGGCAAGCGCGAAGGCCGCCAGTCTGAAGCTGAAACTTTAATTTCACGCTTGATTGACCGTCCAATCCGTCCATTGTTCCCGGAAGGCTTCTATAACGAAATCCAGGTAACAGCGACAGTTATTTCTTCTGACAAGACCATGGATGCCGACATTGCTGCCATGCTGGGCACATCAGCTGCGATGTCAATTGCAGGTGTTCCATTCCGCGGCCCGATCGCTGGCGCGCGCGTTGGCTTGATCAACGGCGAATACATCCTTAACCCGAATTTAGAACAGCTGAAAGAAAGCGACCTTGACCTTGTGGTTGCAGGTACTGAAGCTGCCGTGCTGATGGTTGAATCTGAAGCGAAAGAGCTTTCAGAAGACCAGATGCTGGGCGCTGTGCTGTTCGGCCATGACGAAATGCAGATTGCGATTCAGGCGATTAAAGAATTCGCCGCAGCTGCCGGCGCAGTTGAATCTGACTGGGTTGCTCCGGGCAAAAACGAAGCGCTTCTTGGCCAGCTGAAAGACGCATTTGAAGCGAAAATCTCTGAAGCCTACACTATTGCGGTTAAGCAGGACCGCTATGCGGCGCTGGATGCGCTGGCTGCGGAAGCCGCCGCCCAGTTCGTTCCGGAAAATGACGAAACCGGCATTGCTGAAGAAGTCAGCGAATTATTCGAAGACCTGAAATACCGCACAGTGCGCGACAACATCCTGTCTGGCAAGCCGCGTATTGATGGCCGCGACACTAAAACTGTCCGCGCAATTGACGTTCAGGTAGGCGTATTGGGCCGCGCGCACGGTTCTGCGCTGTTCACGCGCGGTGAAACTCAGGCGCTGGTAACAACGACTCTGGGCAACACGCGTGATGCATTGATGGTGGATACCCTTGCAGGCACGAAAACTGACAACTTCATGCTGCACTACAACTTCCCTGCATACTCAGTAGGCGAAACTGGCCGCGAAACAGGCCCGAAACGCCGTGAAATCGGCCACGGCCGCCTGGCGCGCCGCGGCGTGCAAGCGGTTCTGCCTGCTGCTGACCGCTTCCCGTACGTGATCCGCATTGTATCTGACATTACCGAATCCAACGGTTCATCTTCAATGGCTTCTGTATGCGGCGCTTCACTGTCGCTGATGGATGCAGGCGTGCCATTGAAAGCGCCGGTTGCCGGCATCGCGATGGGCTTAGTGAAGGAAGGCGAGCGTTTCGCTGTGCTTTCTGACATCTTGGGTGATGAAGATCACTTAGGCGACATGGACTTTAAAGTCGCGGGTTCTGCAAACGGCATTACCGCGCTGCAAATGGACATCAAGATCGAAGGCATCACTGAAGAGATCATGGAAGCTGCGCTGAACCAGGCGTATGCCGGCCGCATGCATATCCTGAACGAAATGAATCAGGTGATTTCACGCGCGCGCCCTGAAATTTCAATGCACGCGCCGACCTTCCAGGTGATCAACATCAACCCGGACAAAATCCGTGACGTAATCGGCAAAGGCGGCGCAACCATCCGCGCGATTACTGAAGAAACCAAAGCTGCGATTGACATTGAAGACAACGGCACAGTGCGCGTATTCGGTGAAACCAAAGCGGCTGCTCAGGCGGCTGTAGCGAAAATCCAGGCGCTGACTGCGGAAATCGAGCCGGGCACGATCTACATGGGCAAAGTGATCCGCATCGTTGAATTCGGCGCTTTCGTCAACATTCTTCCGGGCACTGACGGCCTGCTTCACATCTCTCAAATCTCCAACGAGCGCATTGCCAACGTTGCAGACGTGCTGAAAGAAGGCCAGGAAGTGAAAGTGCAGGTTGCCGATGTAGACAACCGCGGCCGCATTAAGCTGACCATGAAAGACATCGAGCAGGTTTAA